A stretch of the Aegilops tauschii subsp. strangulata cultivar AL8/78 chromosome 4, Aet v6.0, whole genome shotgun sequence genome encodes the following:
- the LOC109740356 gene encoding tetrahydroberberine oxidase produces the protein MRPFSRLAPLLLLLVLVSPSSPQPQELHEEAGGLQESFLRCVSRLSPDTADPSELVHAPADASYPPLLASTIQNLRFASPQTPGPSLLLTPRTVTEVQASVACCKAHGLTVRARSGGHDYEGLSYRATRPSGGRPFGVIDVAALRTVRVDAARRVARAQPGATLGELYYAVAEGSGGALGFPAGICPTVCVGGHLSGGGFGPMMRKYGLAADNVVDAEVVDAGGKLLNRSAMGEDLFWAIRGGGGGSFGIVVSWTVSLVPVPSVVSAFTVRRLLRRGDEDEEAMLLLLTKWQLVAHALPDDLFVKVAMEPKVDDGGKRRPLVVFKSLFLGNYSGMITQMGIHLPELDIKPSDCREMNWIQSMLYFYGYTNGQPAEVFLDRTLQPKEYYKIKLDYLTSPIPATGLSMLFTKIVEEQGGSIDIDPQGGRMSEIPESDTPYAHRRGYLYNFQYYVKWGGDKNVSYEEKHLGWVRGVHELMTPYVSNRPRAAYINFRDLDLGQNVEGNTSYEEAKVWGRKYFRGNFRRLAMVKAEVDPDQVFWSEQSIPPLVVARRKRKGQRHAGLVLDI, from the coding sequence ATGCGGCCATTCAGCCGTCTCGctcctctcctcctcctgctcgtcctcgTCTCGCCTTCGTCCCCGCAGCCGCAGGAGCTCCACGAAGAAGCGGGCGGCCTCCAAGAGAGCTTCCTGCGTTGTGTGTCCCGCCTATCGCCGGACACCGCCGACCCGTCCGAGCTCGTCCACGCGCCGGCGGACGCCTCCTACCCGCCCCTTCTCGCCTCCACCATCCAGAACCTCCGCTTCGCTTCGCCTCAGACGCCGGGGCCGTCGCTGCTCCTCACGCCTAGGACCGTCACCGAGGTGCAGGCGTCCGTGGCCTGCTGCAAAGCCCACGGCCTCACCGTCCGCGCCCGCAGCGGAGGCCATGACTACGAAGGCCTATCCTACCGCGCTACCCGTCCCAGCGGCGGCCGCCCGTTCGGCGTCATCGACGTCGCCGCGCTCCGGACAGTGCGGGTCGATGCGGCGCGCCGCGTGGCGCGCGCCCAGCCCGGGGCCACCCTTGGGGAGCTCTACTACGCGGTCGCGGAGGGGAGCGGTGGTGCGCTGGGGTTCCCCGCCGGGATCTGCCCCACGGTCTGCGTCGGTGGGCACCTCAGCGGCGGCGGATTCGGGCCGATGATGCGCAAATACGGCCTCGCCGCCGACAACGTCGTAGACGCCGAGGTGGTGGACGCGGGAGGGAAGCTCCTGAACCGGTCAGCCATGGGGGAGGACCTCTTCTGGGCGAtcaggggcggcggcggaggaagcTTCGGCATCGTCGTTTCTTGGACCGTGAGTCTGGTCCCCGTCCCGAGCGTCGTATCCGCCTTCACCGTCCGTCGGCTACTCCGGCGTGGTGACGAGGACGAAGAAGCAATGCTCCTTCTCCTGACCAAATGGCAGCTCGTGGCACACGCCCTCCCGGACGATCTCTTTGTCAAGGTGGCCATGGAGCCCAAGGTCGATGACGGCGGCAAGAGACGGCCATTGGTGGTGTTCAAGTCACTGTTTCTTGGCAACTACAGTGGGATGATTACCCAAATGGGCATCCATTTGCCTGAACTAGACATTAAGCCAAGCGATTGCAGAGAGATGAATTGGATTCAGTCGATGCTCTACTTCTACGGCTACACCAATGGCCAACCGGCAGAAGTGTTTCTGGACAGAACACTCCAACCCAAAGAGTACTACAAGATCAAGCTAGACTACCTCACATCGCCAATTCCGGCAACCGGTCTAAGCATGTTATTCACCAAGATCGTCGAAGAGCAGGGCGGCTCCATCGACATCGACCCCCAGGGCGGCAGGATGAGCGAGATACCAGAATCCGACACGCCGTATGCGCACCGCAGAGGGTACCTCTACAATTTCCAGTACTATGTCAAGTGGGGAGGTGACAAGAATGTGTCATATGAGGAGAAGCATTTGGGTTGGGTCAGGGGGGTGCATGAGCTCATGACACCCTATGTGAGCAATAGGCCTAGAGCTGCATACATTAACTTCAGGGACCTGGACTTGGGGCAGAATGTGGAGGGCAATACAAGCTACGAAGAGGCCAAGGTGTGGGGGAGAAAGTACTTCAGGGGAAACTTCAGGAGGCTGGCAATGGTGAAGGCAGAGGTTGATCCTGACCAGGTGTTCTGGAGTGAGCAGAGCATCCCTCCTCTGGTTGTGGccaggaggaagaggaagggaCAGAGGCATGCTGGATTGGTTTTAGATATTTGA